The DNA window GTCGCCACTATCCACGATCAGCGGCCTTCCTTCAAGGGCTTTCAACTTGGTTTTGGTTGCCAGGATCACAATATTGTCCTTGCCGATGCGGCGAATAAGGGCCGGTGACAGCTGCTGATTGCCACGCCCCAGAATGTGTCCCTGGCCACCTATCAGAGTGATAACCAGTTTAACCTTTTGATTTTCAGTGGCTTCAAGCAATTGTGCCGCGGTGAGATCAGACGCCATTAATTGACGGTCCTGCACCAGGTCGACCCCCAGCAGGGTGTTGTCGAGTCCCAGCTCCTGCATCACAGCGGCCACGGTTGAGCCCGAGCCCATGATATAGAGGCTGTCATCCATCTCATCGATAAGCTCGGCGGCGATATCGGCAAGCACCAGCTCATCCACTTCCTTGCCGCCCATTTTCACCGCCTGCACATAGCGGGGCTCCGCTGGGACCCGCATCTCACCAAAACGGCGGGCACGGACTGTGCCCTCGCGGAATGCGGCTTCGTCTATGTCCATCACATCGGCTTCCATCAGGGACACCAGTTCACCTTGCAGCAGCAGGCGTACCACTATGCCCGCGGCCTTGGGGGTGATGCCATAGACGCCGGAGTGGATCTTGACCCCGGCAGGCACGCCGAGTACCACCTGCTGCTCATCGACCACAGCGTACACATCCCGGGCTGTGCCATCACCGCCTGCGAACAGCAACAGGTCCGGCTGCAGCTTGCAAAGCTCGGCAACTGCTGACTTGGTGTCGCCGGCCTCGGTATTCAAAGGCGCCTGGTAGCAGATCTCAGTTTCAAAGCCCATGGCACGGCACACATCTTCGCCCATGGCACCGGAGGCGGTATAGACAATGATCCTGTCCTTGAATTCCAGCAACTCCTCCAGGGCTGTGTGCATCCGCAACCCGGCCTTGGGCTGTGCGCCGAGCGCCAACGCCTCGGCCGCCACACCGTCACTGCCCTTGAGGGCAACGCTGCCGCCCAGTCCGGCCAATGGATTGATAATGAGTCCCAGGCGAAATTTGCCCATGGAATGCCTCCAACAAAAAATCAGTTAGGTTTAACCCGTCCCGGCAGGGGGAGCACAGCCAAGGCGGCCAGCAAGGCGCACACGGCGGCGAAAACCCAGCACAAAGAAGGATCTAT is part of the Shewanella cyperi genome and encodes:
- a CDS encoding ATP-NAD kinase family protein; its protein translation is MGKFRLGLIINPLAGLGGSVALKGSDGVAAEALALGAQPKAGLRMHTALEELLEFKDRIIVYTASGAMGEDVCRAMGFETEICYQAPLNTEAGDTKSAVAELCKLQPDLLLFAGGDGTARDVYAVVDEQQVVLGVPAGVKIHSGVYGITPKAAGIVVRLLLQGELVSLMEADVMDIDEAAFREGTVRARRFGEMRVPAEPRYVQAVKMGGKEVDELVLADIAAELIDEMDDSLYIMGSGSTVAAVMQELGLDNTLLGVDLVQDRQLMASDLTAAQLLEATENQKVKLVITLIGGQGHILGRGNQQLSPALIRRIGKDNIVILATKTKLKALEGRPLIVDSGDPELDKALSGYYRIVTGYRDYVMYQVANPSE